One window of the Runella slithyformis DSM 19594 genome contains the following:
- a CDS encoding NAD(P)H-binding protein: protein MTSEKRSALVIGATGLVGAKVVAKLLSSDKYACVKVLVRKPSAVNHPKLQSILFDFDHPDASLIQADDVFCCLGTTMKKAGSKDAFYRVDFTYPYEIAGIALANGAKRFAIITAMGADRTSLFYYNRVKGEIEASLRKLKYDALLIFRPSLLIGERSETRFGEKAGEWAAKFFQFMIPARYRAINADKVAEAMVSITSSNVKGTLVYESDLMQEF, encoded by the coding sequence ATGACCTCCGAAAAACGTAGTGCATTAGTTATTGGGGCTACAGGTTTGGTAGGAGCAAAGGTGGTAGCAAAACTATTGTCATCTGATAAATATGCTTGTGTCAAAGTGCTGGTGCGGAAGCCCTCTGCGGTCAACCATCCAAAATTGCAAAGCATTCTCTTTGATTTTGATCACCCGGATGCTTCTCTCATCCAAGCCGACGATGTTTTTTGCTGCCTGGGAACCACTATGAAAAAGGCAGGTTCCAAAGACGCATTTTACCGGGTAGATTTTACCTATCCTTACGAGATTGCCGGAATCGCATTGGCCAACGGAGCGAAGCGTTTTGCCATTATCACTGCGATGGGGGCTGATCGGACTTCGCTGTTTTATTACAACCGGGTCAAGGGCGAAATTGAGGCGTCTCTTCGAAAGCTTAAGTATGACGCACTGCTGATATTTCGCCCGTCGTTATTGATCGGTGAACGTTCGGAAACACGTTTTGGCGAAAAGGCGGGGGAGTGGGCCGCCAAATTTTTCCAATTTATGATTCCGGCCAGGTACCGAGCCATCAATGCCGATAAAGTGGCTGAAGCGATGGTTTCCATTACCTCCAGCAACGTCAAAGGCACACTGGTATATGAGTCGGATCTGATGCAGGAATTTTGA
- a CDS encoding IS630 family transposase, whose translation MLPLVCRTWAPKGKTPIIEEKAGKEHLSLIAAMAPNGRLYVGGQDKAYNSEGVVDFLEYLCRRYRSKDLIVIWDGATIHRSQAIKDFLARKKGRVHLVALPGYSPELNPVELLWSQLKRELKNRVFLDLTDLAEVLKEKIEEVRKDTELLVSFFKKKEVAFFTG comes from the coding sequence CTGCTCCCCCTCGTTTGCCGTACGTGGGCACCCAAGGGTAAAACGCCCATTATCGAGGAGAAGGCGGGCAAAGAACACCTCAGTCTGATCGCCGCGATGGCCCCTAATGGGAGGCTGTACGTCGGCGGACAAGACAAGGCATACAATAGTGAGGGGGTGGTTGACTTTCTGGAGTACCTATGCCGCAGGTACCGCAGCAAGGACTTGATCGTGATCTGGGATGGCGCGACCATCCACCGTAGCCAAGCCATAAAGGACTTTTTGGCGCGCAAGAAAGGGCGCGTGCACCTTGTGGCCCTGCCTGGTTATAGCCCGGAACTGAACCCGGTCGAGTTGCTGTGGAGTCAGTTAAAAAGAGAGCTCAAAAACCGGGTATTCCTCGACCTGACAGATTTGGCCGAAGTGTTGAAAGAAAAAATTGAGGAGGTCAGAAAAGACACGGAATTGCTGGTTTCATTCTTTAAAAAGAAGGAAGTAGCTTTCTTTACAGGATAA
- a CDS encoding IS5 family transposase, which translates to MPKIHFFTQAENLPPKAQRNPPIPKEKYRLTNWPEYNKALINRGFVTLWLNEKTLTQWYYQGPRTRGGLLRYSDQCIQAALALKAAFRLAFRQTQGLIQSLLAIMKIDIQVPSYSQLCRRQAHLQAFHTPQKPTDNQVKPIHLVVDSTGLKVYGEGEWKVRKHGADQRRTWRKLHLVADEATNTIHAVELTTHSISDAEMIKPLLADIEWPIAKLRADGAYDQVKVFDELEKHWIQPVIPPRSNAVIWTSENGNDLIHPRNEAVRQIRLVGIAAWKQQIGYHRRSKAETAMFRWKMIFGERLSARLVTNQQTEAQIKATCLNRFTRLGMPKTVKRLPT; encoded by the coding sequence ATGCCAAAAATACACTTTTTTACCCAAGCCGAAAATTTACCGCCCAAGGCACAAAGAAATCCACCAATCCCCAAAGAAAAATACCGGTTAACCAACTGGCCTGAATATAATAAGGCATTGATTAACAGAGGCTTTGTCACCCTTTGGCTGAATGAAAAGACGTTGACTCAATGGTACTATCAAGGACCTCGTACTCGCGGCGGGCTATTGCGCTATTCAGATCAATGTATCCAAGCAGCCTTGGCTCTTAAAGCGGCCTTCCGGCTGGCCTTTCGACAAACACAAGGGTTGATTCAGAGTTTATTAGCGATTATGAAGATTGACATTCAAGTACCCAGCTACAGTCAGCTTTGTAGGCGACAGGCTCACCTACAGGCCTTCCATACCCCTCAAAAACCTACTGATAACCAAGTCAAACCGATTCATCTGGTAGTGGATAGTACGGGATTAAAAGTCTATGGCGAGGGTGAGTGGAAGGTACGCAAGCATGGAGCTGATCAACGGCGTACCTGGCGTAAACTGCATTTAGTAGCCGATGAAGCTACTAATACCATCCACGCTGTTGAGTTGACAACTCATTCCATCAGTGATGCTGAGATGATTAAGCCCTTACTGGCTGATATTGAATGGCCTATCGCTAAACTAAGGGCAGATGGAGCTTATGACCAAGTCAAAGTTTTTGACGAGTTAGAAAAGCACTGGATTCAGCCTGTGATACCGCCCCGATCCAACGCAGTCATCTGGACCAGTGAAAACGGAAATGATTTAATACACCCTCGTAATGAGGCCGTTCGTCAGATTCGTTTGGTGGGTATAGCAGCATGGAAACAGCAAATTGGCTACCATCGCCGGAGCAAAGCCGAGACGGCTATGTTTCGTTGGAAGATGATTTTCGGTGAACGGTTGTCGGCTCGATTGGTAACTAATCAACAGACCGAAGCCCAAATCAAAGCCACTTGCTTAAACCGATTCACCAGATTGGGTATGCCTAAGACAGTCAAACGGTTGCCAACATAA
- a CDS encoding helix-turn-helix domain-containing protein: MKAKYKPSDYEILRRRCVELKEAGWKQKDITSALGLTEGWVSQTLKKYRELGAEGLLARKPPGSLPKLTSEQLSQLVEELKQGAVSHGFPGHIWTRSRVNELIGRLFGVSYDLTQVGRILKKLGWSLQKPAKKARQQSKQKVQQWREETVPELKKSRG, from the coding sequence ATGAAAGCAAAATACAAACCATCAGATTACGAAATACTACGTCGCCGCTGCGTGGAGTTGAAAGAAGCGGGTTGGAAGCAGAAGGACATCACCTCGGCTCTTGGACTGACCGAGGGCTGGGTAAGCCAGACGCTGAAAAAGTATCGGGAGTTGGGGGCGGAAGGCTTGCTGGCCCGAAAGCCGCCAGGTTCGTTGCCTAAACTGACGTCAGAACAGCTTTCGCAGCTTGTCGAAGAGCTTAAACAAGGTGCTGTCAGCCACGGTTTTCCCGGCCACATCTGGACACGCTCTCGTGTCAACGAGTTGATTGGCAGGCTATTCGGTGTCAGCTACGACCTAACGCAGGTGGGGCGTATCCTAAAAAAACTGGGATGGAGCTTGCAGAAGCCCGCCAAAAAGGCTCGCCAGCAGAGCAAGCAGAAAGTCCAGCAGTGGCGGGAAGAGACGGTACCGGAATTAAAAAAAAGCCGAGGATGA
- a CDS encoding CPBP family intramembrane glutamic endopeptidase, translating to MEIFIKLSLWGVRLIACHVLATAFSYFVVHNINKYFEIHEFVSLTLRFIFTILFIFLLCKIRLINFYKFDFFSDFLYTINLKKFAIYSLLGFLCSLFYIVFLWIFSPDKRIVINQEITWLSIGYIIFQGIFRGINGAIAEELLYRGIYQKAIFEQTKKSIYAIVMASALFGLSHMLFREENIWFSSTYALGTFIAGISFGIIAQYTNSFWNSSAFHFGNNMLLISELIEADCKQSDEDFLIRMYVECENWLRVYINSQPIPTSSLIYDTLILFLILWVIKRKGLGRVVTTIEKVKCI from the coding sequence ATGGAAATTTTTATCAAACTGTCACTTTGGGGAGTAAGGCTTATTGCCTGTCATGTGTTGGCTACTGCTTTTTCCTACTTTGTAGTTCACAATATTAATAAGTATTTTGAAATACATGAGTTTGTCAGTTTAACTTTAAGGTTTATATTCACTATTTTATTTATCTTCCTTCTGTGTAAAATTCGATTGATCAACTTTTATAAGTTTGATTTTTTCAGCGACTTTTTGTATACTATTAACCTTAAAAAATTTGCCATATATTCATTACTTGGTTTTCTGTGTTCTCTTTTCTATATTGTATTTCTTTGGATTTTCAGCCCCGATAAAAGAATTGTTATTAATCAAGAAATAACTTGGCTTTCAATTGGCTATATTATCTTTCAGGGAATATTCAGAGGAATAAATGGGGCAATCGCAGAAGAATTATTGTACAGGGGTATCTATCAAAAAGCGATTTTTGAGCAGACAAAAAAATCGATTTACGCTATTGTTATGGCATCTGCTTTGTTTGGTTTATCCCATATGTTGTTCCGTGAAGAAAATATTTGGTTTAGTTCCACATATGCTTTAGGTACATTTATTGCGGGTATTTCGTTTGGAATTATAGCTCAATATACAAACAGTTTTTGGAATAGTTCGGCATTTCACTTTGGCAACAATATGCTTCTTATTTCTGAACTGATCGAAGCTGACTGTAAGCAAAGTGATGAAGATTTTCTTATAAGAATGTATGTTGAATGTGAAAATTGGTTAAGAGTTTATATAAATAGTCAGCCCATCCCAACGAGTTCGTTAATTTATGATACTTTAATTCTATTTCTTATTTTATGGGTTATCAAAAGAAAAGGCCTCGGCAGAGTTGTTACGACGATTGAAAAAGTTAAATGTATTTAA
- a CDS encoding helix-turn-helix domain-containing protein has protein sequence MQLVGVKIRKIRELQDLTQDNMATQPGIKQAAYSKIERGCVVFFGIG, from the coding sequence ATGCAATTGGTAGGTGTAAAAATTCGAAAGATCCGTGAACTTCAGGATTTAACCCAAGATAACATGGCCACTCAACCGGGCATCAAACAGGCGGCATACAGCAAAATTGAGCGTGGTTGCGTTGTCTTTTTCGGGATAGGATAA
- a CDS encoding GNAT family N-acetyltransferase → MASSIIVQPAVAGDVTSIYDFICTLEEERLDFDIFREIYFRNLQHPDYHYFMAFDVAVCVGYASVHAQWLLHHCGKVGEIQEMFVIADYRGKGVGSLLMQELMKVAERENFKILEVTANKKRVDTHRFYERKGLEPTHFKFVKKYE, encoded by the coding sequence GTGGCTTCTTCCATTATTGTTCAACCGGCTGTTGCAGGCGATGTTACCTCCATTTACGATTTTATCTGTACGTTGGAAGAAGAACGGTTGGATTTTGATATTTTTCGGGAAATCTACTTCCGTAATCTTCAACATCCTGACTATCATTATTTTATGGCTTTTGATGTGGCTGTATGTGTGGGTTACGCGAGTGTTCATGCCCAGTGGCTGCTGCATCATTGCGGAAAGGTGGGAGAAATTCAGGAAATGTTTGTCATTGCCGATTATCGCGGCAAAGGCGTGGGCAGTCTGCTGATGCAGGAATTAATGAAGGTTGCTGAACGTGAGAATTTTAAAATTCTGGAAGTGACCGCCAACAAAAAACGAGTCGATACGCATCGTTTTTATGAGCGTAAAGGCTTGGAGCCAACGCATTTTAAGTTTGTGAAAAAGTATGAATAA
- a CDS encoding CPBP family intramembrane glutamic endopeptidase, whose product MQKWIKILIWGIQIYLCHVFSTGLSYFPVTLLGERSSLLMLFVRFLLTIALLILLHKFWLSSSWKTTFSWQFYRIKPQFFIRYLGLGVAFVFIFHIWMWVFAPNKQIEWNNKLPLSLYGYLILQTFCRGLMGSITEEVLYRGYFQTQILKTTNSSVLAILIPALLFGLTHWSAGENPWYSSLYVLNTSIKGIVYGVIAYKTGSFWYSAAVHYGWNMVLMSDLIAVDCNVENPHYFLRTYLDCNNMLDVHYYNNTWSLGLTIFYCLLVAWSVFYYYKKNDANTQPQYAE is encoded by the coding sequence ATGCAAAAATGGATTAAAATACTAATTTGGGGGATTCAAATATATCTATGTCATGTATTCTCAACGGGTCTTTCTTATTTTCCGGTAACACTACTTGGTGAACGTTCCTCGCTGTTAATGCTTTTTGTTCGCTTTTTGCTTACAATAGCTTTACTTATTTTATTACATAAGTTTTGGTTATCTTCTTCTTGGAAAACTACTTTTTCATGGCAGTTTTATCGAATAAAACCCCAATTTTTTATTCGCTATTTAGGGTTGGGAGTAGCCTTCGTTTTTATTTTTCATATTTGGATGTGGGTTTTTGCTCCAAACAAACAAATAGAATGGAATAATAAATTACCTCTTTCGCTTTATGGCTATTTGATTTTACAAACATTTTGCCGAGGATTGATGGGGTCTATTACTGAAGAAGTACTGTATCGGGGCTATTTTCAAACTCAAATCCTGAAAACCACAAATTCGTCGGTATTGGCCATTTTGATACCCGCTTTACTTTTCGGGCTTACTCACTGGTCAGCGGGAGAAAATCCATGGTACAGCAGTTTGTATGTACTCAATACGTCCATAAAAGGCATAGTTTACGGTGTAATTGCGTACAAAACGGGTAGTTTTTGGTACAGTGCTGCCGTACACTATGGATGGAACATGGTCTTAATGTCTGACCTTATTGCCGTAGATTGCAACGTAGAAAATCCTCATTATTTTCTGCGAACGTATCTGGATTGTAATAACATGTTAGATGTGCATTATTACAACAACACTTGGTCACTTGGCCTGACTATTTTTTATTGCTTACTGGTTGCTTGGTCTGTTTTTTACTATTACAAAAAAAATGATGCCAATACTCAGCCGCAATACGCTGAATAA